In the Colletotrichum lupini chromosome 4, complete sequence genome, TTTCGCCTCGGATCCTCCTCCACCGGCCATGGACCCAACTCAATCAGCGGACACGGTCTTCTTCTCCGCAGCCATTGATGGTAATATCAGACTATGGGATCGGCGTGTCCAAGACCCCGTCGCAAGGATAGGCAGTCAGAGAGGCGTGCCACCTTGGTGTATGGGTGCCTGCTGGAGTCCAGACGGCAATTGGATCTACGCTGGCAGGCGAAACGGAACGGTGGAGGAGTACAACATCCACAAGGCCAGAAGCGGCTGGGCGCCGGAGAGGACCCTCAAGTTCCCGGCTGGAAGTGGAGCCGTGAGTGCGGTTCGAGCGATGCCGAATGGCCGTCATCTCGTCTGGTAAGCTAACAAAAGCCGACATGGAAACACGATTGCAAAGCTAACATAAGCACAGCGCTTCCCATGATATTCTTCGTCTGTATGATCTCAAGGACACTCGAGCTTTCAAGCATTCCACCGTCCCCTTCCTGATTATTCCTGGTCCGCCTAGAGCTGGTGTCATTTCGTCACTCTACATCGATCGAACGTGCCGCTTCATGATCTCAACTGCTGGAACGCGCGGTTGGGAAGGTACAAGCACCGAGGTTCTGATTGGGTACGAAATCGGTGTCACCGAAGAAAAGTAGGACTATGCACTTTGATTCTTGTTCGGCAGTTGAGGTTTTGAGTTTGGGTCAAACCACGTACCGAAGACGTGAGACTGAGAGATCAAGAGGCAGATGCAAAAACGGAGTTTGGGAAGAATATCGACGTGCACCTTGGAGTCTGGCGGTGACTCGTCTTAGAGTTGTAGCGTTTTCAGAGACTTTGAGACTCTCAAGGCCTAATATCAATACCCATCTACTAATGCCCTGCTGAGCTCTAGAACGTACCATGTAATCTCTCTCAACTTCTGTAGTTCAAGGCGCGGTAGCTTATCGTCGTCATAATGTGGACCTAAGCTATGTCACTATGAGCTCGCATTCGCACCTACAACAATATCTAAACGCTCAGGCCAACATCCGTCGACAAGTTGAAATCTGCCCACTGGCTTTAGATTAGCAAGCTCAGACGAATTGGACTTCATCTCGCATATCTGCAATTGAGATGCGAAAGGCAAGCGGTTGGAGGGAAGGAAAGTGGAGGGGTTGTTATGATAAGATACGGCTCGTCCTACGAGGGACTCGTGGTAGAGCAAGGCGAGGTCATGGTAAACCTTCTCGATATCAAAAGCTCGGCTCAATATTACAATGGGCATTCCACCAATGGCAATGATACCCGGTGATAGAAAAGAAACAAACACAATCATCCCGATGTCAATGATATCATGCCAGACGAAATCTCCGCCTTCAACTCTACCTCATCAACTCTGACCTACCTCATCATAGTTGGATACAAGTTCGCAGTATTGTGAGGGTCAACAGGAGATAGGCCAGTGGTCAAATCAAGCTCGGGACGAGGTCTCGGCATCACGTCCCAAGGACTTCCCCGCCAACCTCAAAGCTTACGCAGGGGGTTCACTGCAAGAACGGTTGGACCGCTATCTCCAACATCCCACAGCGGTCTAGCGTATGCTGACCACCTCCCCACCTCCCTGATAAGCACGGAAGGCGGCAAGTGCGCCCAGGCTCTTACCCCGGATTGGCTTTCGTTTTGGGCCCGGTAACTTCTGTCAACCTTCAACACAACATACCTAGTCTGAATACCACCCAACcacctccccctcccctttCCCCCTTCCCCTGTCCAGTCGGAGATTCTCATATCTCTGTAGACCTGCTGACCACTCCCTGCGCTGGGTTTGAATCCCGTAGTCGATAGAGGCTAGCCACTCGGGGCTCACACCGGTCTTTGCCGGGGATGAGGGGTCCCGATACCGTGGTGCCCGCTTAATGAGACGCGAAGCCCGGCCGGGTCATCTGCATAACGGCTGCTACCATTGAGGAGGAAATAAGATAACCATGTCTCCTCCATACTCACGTTCATCCGCAAGGGCCGCTGCACAAGACGACGAGATCCAACCTCTCTTGCGGAGAGTCGATTCTTCATCCTATAGTGATACTTCCGCGATGGCGTCCAAAGATGCCGAGACTATTGTCGTTGCTCCGAATGCGAAGCCCGGCGCCGATGATGCTGCTCTGGCCGAGGCCATTCGCCTCGAGCACAACTTGACCTTCTCCCAGGCCGTCAAGCTCTACCCTGCTGCCATTGGGTGGTCTGCTTTCGTGTCTATTGGGGTCATCATGTTGGCGTTCGATCCGCAATTGCTCGGAAACCTCTACGCTACGCCTCAGTTTCAGAGAGATTTTGGTTATGAATATGAGGGTTCCGTAAGTTGCTGCCTCCTCTTAGACATGAAACCTGTACTAACGTGCTATAGTATATCATTAGTATGTCTTGAACTTGAGTTCCTGTGCTGGAACACCtgacttattaatatgcaTTCAGCTGCCGCTTGGCAGACCGGACTTTCCATGGGTAATCCCGTCGGTCAAGTTGTCGGTGCCCTCTTCGCTGCATATCCTATGGATTGGTACGGCCGAAAACTGACCTTTGCCGTGTGCGTGATTCTCACCGCGGGCATTGTCTTCATCCAATTCTTTGCACGCTCGTTGCCCGTCCTCCTAGTCGGCGAGCTTCTCGGTGGTCTCGTCCTGGGCATGTATGTTGTCATCGCCCCGGCATACGCCTCCGAAGTATGCCCCACTGCTATCCGTGGTCACTTGACGTCCTACGTGAATCTCTGCTTTGTCATGGGCCAGCTCCTTGCCAACGGCGTCACAGCGGGGACTTCAAAGCTTGATACCCATTGGGCCTATTCTTTGCCATTTGCGCTCCAATGGTTCTGGATCCTTGTTATCCTCCCCGGTTTGCTCTTCGTCCCAGAAAGCCCGTGGTGGCTGGTAAGGAAGGGTAGAATGGACGATGCGAGGAAGAGTCTAGGCCGTCTGGCTTCCAAGCAGGTCAATGTGGACGCTTCTTTGGCCTTCATTGTGGAAACCGACAGACTTGAGCAAGAACTGGAGGCTGGAAGCACGTATTATGATTGCTTGAAGGGCGCCAACTTAAGGCGGACGGAGATATCTGTTGGTGTTTACTGCACTCAAGTCCTCAGCGGCATCTACCTCATCAACTACGGGACATACTTCTTCCAGCAGGCCGGCCTACCTACTGACAAGGCATTCGATATGGCCATTGGATTCCTCGGTAAACTGCCGATTCTTTGCATTTCCCTTGAGATTGTGAGCATTGGCTAACCTCTTCAGCCGTGGGATTCCTTGGCACCGTTATCTCGTGGTACTTCTTGATTCACTATGGTAGACGAACCATCTACATCACCGGCCTCGCTGCCTTGGTGTTCTTGCAGCTCCTCATCGGCATCCTAGACTGCGTTCCCGGACGTCCCTCTGGCGTGGCCTGGGCAGAGTCATCACTCATGCTCATTTGGAACTTCGCCTACGACCTGTCTGTTGGTCCCGTATGCTTCGTCCTCATATCAGAAGCTTCGGCAACTAGAGTGCGATCCAAGACGATTGCGCTCGCCACAGCTGCCCAGGGTGTCTTGGGGATCATCATGACCGTGGCAATTCCATACATGATTAATCCAGATGAGGCTAACATGCAGGGGAAGCTCGGGTTCTTCTTCGGAGGGCTGGCTGGGCTGTGCTTCATCTGGGCATGGTTCCGCGTTCCCGAGACAATGGGCCGCACGTACGAAGAGTTGGATATTCTGTTCGATAGACGGATTCCAGCGCGTGATTTCAAAGGTTATGTTGTTGACGGTATTAGTTCTGCCGATCACTAAGACGAGCAGCACTCCCAATGAGGCTTTAGTGTGCGACACGATCACCGCACCTGGCACTAGAATGATACCATTTTGAACTTTCATGCTTTTCAACGCATGTTACATATCTAATGGGCTTCTGCTCAAGTACTGTTTGATGGCTCCGTCCTTGTAGGTCACAGAATTGAAGAAGCCGCCACACTGGCTAGCATGCACAGCAGTCGGCCAATCATCTGAGCAGCTATAACTATATGATCTCTTCACCTTGTCTATTTCGGACTCTCCTAGTACTCTTCGAGCGTCTGGAAGATACCACTCCCGAGTTACTGGCATCATATATCTCGGCTGCGACTACAACATGTCTTGGTAGCGGTTGGACGGAATCCCGTGGGTTCTCCGTGACTAAGTCAGAGACCTCCGCGGTCTTTTCAAAAGCTTCCGCAACTGAGTATGAGAGAGCGGCGCCCAGAAGGTTTACTATTTCGTTCTTGACTAAAGGCAGCTGCGCCACCCGGACGACGCCCCGTCAGAAAACGGCGACACCACAATCCTGTCAGACATCCCAAGCAACTGCCCTGAAGGTAAGAAGATGTATAAGAACTCAATAGCAGCGAACACCGAGTGGTTAAAATCGTATGTATCTCGGTGTAGAAACTGTGAATCGGTTTATTGAAGCTATATTGTGCTCAGGCATCTCAGTACCCTTCACTCTCACTCTTTGGCTCCTATCCGCAAACACCACAGGCGTCAGCATCACAATCTATCACACCAAGACGCAAACGCCCATAAGAAGGCCGCCAATATGGCTACCGAAAGCGCCCGAACGCTCTTCTTCCCGGCACCGGACCCGCCAACACCACTTGCCCGCTACCGCATCCTCTCCCCCAACGCCGCGATCCGCGTCTCCCCCCTCCAGATGGGCACGATGTCCCTGGGAACAGCCTGGTCGGACGGCATGGGCCCCGTTGAGAAGAACGCCGCCTTCAGCCTGCTGGACGCCTATCTCGACGCCGGCGGCAACTTCTTTGACTGCTCCAACGGCTACCAGCACGAGCAGTCCGAGTCCTGGCTCGGCGAGTGGATGGAGGTCCGCGGCGTCCGGGACCGCTGCGTCGTCGCGACAAAGTTCTCGGCCGACTACCGTATGCACGCCCTCGGGAAAGGTCGCTGCCCGAACGCGGGCGGGAACTCGCGCGCCTCGATGCACATGAGCCTCCGCGACTCGCTGGCTAAGCTGCGCACCGATTGGATCGACGTATTTTACGTCCAGTGGTGGGACTATACCGCTTCCATCGAGGAGGTCATGGACGCGCTGCATAACCTCGTCCAGCAAGGGAAAGTGCACTACCTCGGCATAGCAAATTGCCCGGCCTGGGTCGTCAGCGCGGCCAACACGTACGCGCGCGCACATGGCAAGACATCCTTTTCCATCTACCAGGGCTACTACAGCGTCATCATGCGCGACATGGAGCGGGACATCATCCCCATGGCGCGGCAGTTCGGCATGGCCATCGCGCCCTACGGTGCGGCGGGCATGGGCAAGTTCAAGACGCGGGACATGATTGAGGCGCGGCGGCGGAGCGGCGACGGGCAGGCGGCGTTCCGGCACCTGGCGGACCAGACGGAGACGGAGATGCGGGTGAGTAAAGCGCTGGCCGAGGTGGCGGAGGAGGTGGGCGTGACGTCCATTACGGCCGTGGCGCTGGCGTACGTCATGGCAAAAGTGCCGTACGTGTTCCCCGTGGTCGGGGGCCGCAAGGTTGAGCAGATGCTGGACAATATCGACGCCCTCACGATCCAGTTGTCAGAAGCGCAAATTGCGTACCTCGAGAGCGTGGAGAAGTGGGAGCCTGGGTGGCCGTACGATGTTATGGGATGGGATCCTCACGTGTCGGGGACGCCGGCCCCGATCATTGCTGCTTCGGCCAAGATGGATTTTGTGAGGCGGCCTAAGGCGATTGGATATGATTGATGGAGGGGTGTGGGATTTGTTGCATTCTAGGCGCTGGTATGGGGTTTCTTTGGGGGTTAGGAGGCGTTCCCGTTCTGACTCCGTCCGTTGACGGAGGTTTGGGTGACTTGAGAATGTAGCAGGGTATGCATGCTGCAACAATGGAGCACCGAGATAATGTTACACCACTCTATCGCACCTAACCCCAACTCGCATTTTACATAAAGGTGAAGAGGATGCTGGTGACTTACGTTGGTGGTATTCTGTTAGCCGTGGACAAGACGTGGAGTGGACCAGAAATACGAGGCACGAATACAGAATGCACCAAATATTCTCAAATGAGCATGATGGTCAACATGAGACAACGTTTCATTTCAGAAATACCGATTGATTCATTATCTACCTATGGTAAGGTACTCGATCACACTGGCCAAGCTAGTCCTCAGTGAACAGGTCTTACACCATCATTATATACCTTACCTACTGCACACCCGTATTAGCGCGATCCAGACCTCCTCAATGCGCAGTGGCTTCCACCCCAGGTCTCAGATTGCCGAAATAGGCTAACCAATGGAGAACAAAAACCGTTGAAAACGACTCACCTCTATCACACATTCCCGGATGCTTCGCAGGGGCGGCGGTGGCAACGGCCGGGGCAACGCCAGCGACTTCGCCACCGCCATCACCACCTCCACCCGTCTCAAAGACCCCACGCGGCGTCCAAGGATCGTCGGCGTCGCTCTGGCCCAACCAGCGCCGAAGGGAGTACCCATTGCGGGCCGGACCCGTGCCCGAGACCGCGGATGCGTCTGCGTCTGCGGCTGCGGCTGCGGCTGAGCGTGCTTCGGCTCGTTTGCCGACTACAGTCGCCGCCGTTGGCCTTGTCGTCGTGAGTCTGGGGACCTTGGCCATGATGGCCAAAGTTCTCTTAAGCTTTAGAAAAGCTGCGACCCCGTTCAGCAGCTTTCCTCCTCAAATGAGATCCTCTCCAAACCCAATCGTAtgcccccctcctcctcttcgttCTCATTTTCTCTATGAAACGGAGCAAGCAAGCGACGGAGCCCGGACCGCTGAATAACTTACCTCAAGAGGGTTTCCGGAGTGCGCTCGCGGATCGCAAAGGTGGTTGTCAAGGTAGCTACGGATTGGCAAGCATTGCTTGCCTGGAGAAAGCTAGGGAATGGCTCATAAGAATGAGCGATAGTCTTGGTTGGAGAAGCTGGTAAACCGCCAAAGTTTAGTTGAAGAATCTGTAAATGTCAAGACTGCCGTCCAGGAACAACGCTCGTCCAAGCAATGACCTTTAAGTAGCAACCACAAAGTAATCCATCCATGGACATGAGCGCTCACACCCTAATTTCCAACCTCATGCCGCTTCCCGAAGAGGCGCCATGGGTCGCTTGGTTTTTCTAACCGGACGATTTGACCCGGCGTTCTGTACCAACGACAAACGACTTCTGTCAGGTAGTACGGGTTCCAAATAGTTTGACGTGCGCTGCAGCTTCCCACCGGGCTAGAGTTGATAAGGTCGACGCTCATATGACAGCAAAAGCGATGGCGAAACGAATGTTTGCTTCCAACCGATGCCAACTAGCCATCATCAGTGCCAAGTACGGAGCAAAGGTTCTGCATGATCTGATGTTGAGGTGTGATACGCAATGAGCGGGAACCCGCCCCAGATACTGCTGCTGCGAGGTGATAAGTTTGCAACTCGCCTGAACCAGCATTGGTGAATGGATAGTCAGAAGTCGGAGACCTTGTTCATATTTGTTACTGTACGAACATGCAGGGTGCTGCTTGTCTCTTAGTGCAGCGTGCTACTCCTCATCAGTCAAGAGTCGATGGGGGAAGGGCACGGAAATGAAGGGAGGTGGATGCCAAGGTTGCAATGCAATGAGCTTGATTTGATTCTATCCATCGCATTTTGACATTCGCCATCAGCCATAATGGAACACCTCTCTCGTGAGCGACGCCTCCCTCCTCTTTTTGGCCATCCCTTTGCCAATTGGTGTTCCCGTCCGATACCTGGTCCGTTCCGTTTTCGCCCGAATCCGTGGCCTAAAGAAATGTTGATTCGAAGTTTTTCGAGTCTGGTCCCCCACAAGGTGATTAccattatatactatattgtTTCGCCAGCGGGCATCGCTAGCTGCAATACATGTGACATGTTACAAAGGAAAATGACTTTTATCTGTTTCGCAAGACAAAATGAAAGTGTTCATGGCCCTACAGGGGCATTGTAATATTGTACAGGCACCAGCGGCCAATCTGTTGTCATTGGCGTGGGTTGTGGTGCATTTTCGTCGACGACTGTGCTGGAGAAACTCTCCCAGTCTTCAAATGTGACCATATTTTCAGGCATAAATTGGAAGTTCATCGGCTGGTTTTCTTGTGGTGGCGGCGGAAGCTCTCTGTCCAGTGATGCACGGCGAAGAGGTTCCGTGTGCGCGCGCGGCTGTTGGGTGTGGAACAAAGGCTGCGGCATCATTGACTGGGCCCTCATATGTTCCATGTACGGTGAGGGTGATGAATCCTGTGATGCTAATACTGGGGGTTGAGAGGACTGAGTCGGAAGAGTCTGGGAGGGTATCGATGGAGGAGGAAGGAGAGGCTGAGGGGGGTATTGTTGGGGAAGAGCAGCAGGAGGTGCGTAGCATTGAGAATACTGCATTGGCGGCGAGGCCGGAACGGGTAGGTAAACGAGATCCGCCAGCTTGTAGGCAATCAAGACGATAGACTCGGCCTCGGAGCTGGATCCAGAGAAGAATTCGAGCAGATCTTGGAGTTGGCCTGGGCTCTCATTCTCCATGAAACCCTGCGCTCGACCAGTCTGTGTAGGATTCCAGCTGAAGTTTGGCTGACGGCCCTGGAACTCATTGGCCTTGGACATCAGCACATCTTTCCAGGCCTCGTGGATCAGGGGCTGATGCAGGAGACCATAGATGACTCTCGAGTGCATCCAATCCGACTTTGTCTTTCCTGACTCGAAGTGTCTGGCGACGTGTTCGACGTGACGTTCCCTCGAAGGGTGCAGGGCCGAACAGAAGCCACAAGCCCAGTACTTTCTCCTCTTCAAGTACTTGACAACCTTTTCAGAGTGCGGGCAAGACTTGCAGCCATGCGAAGCCTTGTGGTGCTGGTTGAATGTGTTGGCTCCCCAGAAGCTCCTGTTGCAGCCAGGCTCAGGGCAAGGATACTTCTTCCAACGCTCATGGAACTCCTCCTCATGACGCTTCCAGTCGTACTTGCGCTTGAATCTCGTTTCGCATGAGGTGCACCAGTAAAAGTTGAAGCGCCCTGGACCCCATCCCGTCTGAGCGCTTGCTACCTGGGGCACGCCTCCAGGGGCTGCTTGAGGCGCGCATTGCTGAGTGGAAGGGGACTGCGAAGCTTGGGAGTAATGTGTCGCGACGGTGGCATTGGAGGCAGCGGAGCCCATAGACCATATACTCGCATGGCCAGAAGAGCCTGAGCTTGTTGATGATACGGAGATGCGTGGTCTGTGACCTATTTGGCCGTGGCATATCGCTGAACGAACAAGAGGGAAGTTAGCAGGGGTGTCCTGTTTCCCACAGAGGGAAGATTATTTGGGGGGGAGTGGAACAAACCTCGCGTGGAAGCATCCTCCATTGCGACATCCTGCGGTACATGTTGTTGTTggtggtgctgctgctgttggtgTTGAAGCTGAAGCTGAAGgtgttgctgctgttgctgtgcCGCCTTGTCGCCAGCCTCCCACATCTGCAACAATGCTTCACGGGAAACACCAGAGCTCTTCAGAGCTTCTAGAGTTCGTCTAGCATCCGCCAGCACGTCGGCTGCGGCATCCTGCATGGGGTGATCCATCTCGACGACTTTCCGCTCTCCACCCTCGCTCGATTTGGTCGGATTGGGAGCTTCGCCGGCGTTCTCGGGTCGGGCGTTGAGTGCTTTAGTTCGACGGAGCAAGCCTTCTTTTTTCGAGTCGATTCGTCGCGAAGGCAAAGACGAACGTATACGAAGGGGTTATATCGACGTCGGTAGTCACCACTCTTATGGTAGGTTGTGGTAGAGAAATTGCGGCGTAGTGAATGGTTGATTGGCGTAGAGGCAAGAGCGAGAGGCGGAAGCTAATCAGATGAGGTGCAGGGCAAGCCTGGGATAATGCTGTGAGAAGCAAAatgaatataaaaaaaaccaaGATCGAGAGAAAGAGGTTGGTCGAAAGTTGGTGAGGTGTCTCTCGGAGATATAATACTAGGAAACGAGTGTGGGTGTGGATTAAAGGGTGTTGTGGTTGGCGTGTGATGAGGTCGGAAAGGTGAattgaggtgaggtgagaggTAGGTGCGGGAGGTGCGAGGTTAAGATCAGATTCCGGACGGGAAAAGAAGTTGGTGTTGGAGTTCGGACGCTTTGGTGGGAAGCGagaggaggcggaggagcCAGGAAGGAGGGGAGGCGTGTGCTTTGAGATCCCAGAGAGTCCACACTAGCACACAGAGCCAGCGCCAGAGAGGAGCAAGAGCAGGAACAAGAGCAAGAATCAGAGCCAAAGCCCAGCACGGAAGCTTGGGCGAGTTAGTCAGGGACCTAGCGCGGAGAGATGGAGCGAGAGGGAAGAGCTAAGGGGCCGGGTACCTTGGAGGAGAAGAAAACGAACgaacaagaagaaggaggaggcgtGGGATTGGATAAGTGTGAGGCGTGCGGAGAGTGAGCAACAAGGTTGCTGCTAGGAACGAGGCGCGAGGAAAAGCGGGAGGGAAGGGGGTGAAGGAGGAGCGATGAGATGGAAACAGAGGGAGGGAAACGAATTGGaagaataaaataaaaataaaataaaaagagcagGTGCTAGGGTCGCGGGAGTTTGAGTAAGGCACCTAAGGTAGGGTAGGAGGGAAGGTAAGGAGGGTAAGGTACTGTATGTACTTTGTGTACTGCGCAGagagtaaggtaaggtaaagtacggagtacttcgTTCATACAGCAGTCGGAATGATCCCTGCTCGTACGTTGCGTATTGATTCTGGTGTGCTTCTTGTTCTTCTCTTGCTGCCCTGTTCTCTCTGTACTGCGTATGTACAGTCACTAATtgtctactccgtacctcaCGACACCTCCCTCCCCTGCTTCCTCTGAggataggtaccttacctcaccttACGAATACTTCTCCCAAGCTGAGTGTATCTTATGTAATGTTCCATATCGTCTGACGATTGGAACGGGATCTGGCTCATCCATCCATCTACCTTATCTTATTCGATGGTGGTTAACTAGTCAGATTGGTGATTGGGCGGTCCCAAAATCTGTATACGGCTCTAAAACACCAAAGATGAGGGTATCGGTAGGACAGGAGACAGCAAGAGAAAGATTCGCCGAGTGAGGTGGAGCGGCTACGTGCCATGTTTTCGAGCCGGGTTGTGTGCGTGCATTTTGCGTGTGCGCTTCCAGTGTCTGTGAAGTGCGAAGCCGCTCTCTGCATATGCAGGCAGACACACCACACGGTGGAAAGGCAGTCTGAACTTTGAAGTTACTGTTGCAGTAATACTGCTTGGAATTGGATGCCCCCTAATGGCACTTGTCAATCCCGTCCGATGTTTGAGCCCCAGAAAGCCCATGCGGCACACAGATGATGACAGCAAGCAACACGGTGTGGAAGACGCAGAGAAAAGAACAGAGATTTTCCTATCCCCTGTTGATTTCCTGTCCCCAGTGCGCGTCCCTCTTTCGCATCTTCACAAGGCACGGGGGCCGTTGCTGTGCAGAGGGCACCTTTCCCCGAGATACTCCGTGACAAAAATGGCACAGAGACGCCGCCCCCATATGAGAAGTGTGTTCCGGCCTGACCAGTCCGTTCGTAGAGCACAATTCCCGCTGGCTGTGCCCGCTGGCAGCTCCAACGGGTATGTTTCACTCCTTCTGGACGACGGGCTGGCTTTGGAACGCAAGGCCCGTAAGGCGTTGAAGCAGGTAAAGTGCTGTGATGCTCCGTCTGTGCAGGTCTTGAAAGTAGAGGGGGGCGTAGAAACAGGGGGAGGAACTAGGGGGGTACGAAGTACCTCACATCTCGCGAGTTCGCAACTGAATTGTACTGTGGTCAGAGGACC is a window encoding:
- a CDS encoding sugar porter family MFS transporter; the protein is MSPPYSRSSARAAAQDDEIQPLLRRVDSSSYSDTSAMASKDAETIVVAPNAKPGADDAALAEAIRLEHNLTFSQAVKLYPAAIGWSAFVSIGVIMLAFDPQLLGNLYATPQFQRDFGYEYEGSYIITAAWQTGLSMGNPVGQVVGALFAAYPMDWYGRKLTFAVCVILTAGIVFIQFFARSLPVLLVGELLGGLVLGMYVVIAPAYASEVCPTAIRGHLTSYVNLCFVMGQLLANGVTAGTSKLDTHWAYSLPFALQWFWILVILPGLLFVPESPWWLVRKGRMDDARKSLGRLASKQVNVDASLAFIVETDRLEQELEAGSTYYDCLKGANLRRTEISVGVYCTQVLSGIYLINYGTYFFQQAGLPTDKAFDMAIGFLAVGFLGTVISWYFLIHYGRRTIYITGLAALVFLQLLIGILDCVPGRPSGVAWAESSLMLIWNFAYDLSVGPVCFVLISEASATRVRSKTIALATAAQGVLGIIMTVAIPYMINPDEANMQGKLGFFFGGLAGLCFIWAWFRVPETMGRTYEELDILQLRHPDDAPSENGDTTILSDIPSNCPEGKKMYKNSIAANTEWLKSTLHSHSLAPIRKHHRRQHHNLSHQDANAHKKAANMATESARTLFFPAPDPPTPLARYRILSPNAAIRVSPLQMGTMSLGTAWSDGMGPVEKNAAFSLLDAYLDAGGNFFDCSNGYQHEQSESWLGEWMEVRGVRDRCVVATKFSADYRMHALGKGRCPNAGGNSRASMHMSLRDSLAKLRTDWIDVFYVQWWDYTASIEEVMDALHNLVQQGKVHYLGIANCPAWVVSAANTYARAHGKTSFSIYQGYYSVIMRDMERDIIPMARQFGMAIAPYGAAGMGKFKTRDMIEARRRSGDGQAAFRHLADQTETEMRVSKALAEVAEEVGVTSITAVALAYVMAKVPYVFPVVGGRKVEQMLDNIDALTIQLSEAQIAYLESVEKWEPGWPYDVMGWDPHVSGTPAPIIAASAKMDFVRRPKAIGYD